TGGCCAGCACGATCGGCACCGCGCCGCGCAGCCCGGCCCAGGACAGGAACGTCTGCTCGCGCCAGCCCAGCCGGATCCGCCGGCGCAGCGGCCGCAGCAGCGTGTACGGCAGCGCGGACACCACCACCGACAGCGGCCGCGCCAGCAGCACCAGCGCGAGGCCGGCGACCAGCGCCTCGTCGATCGCGCCGGGCAGCCGGTCCGGCGCCGCGAGCAGGCCGAGCAGCACGAACAGGCCGATCTGCGCGGTCCAGGCCAGGCCGTCCGCGAAGCCGAGGATCGCCGCCCGGTGCGGCAGCCGCGCGTTGCCGAGCAGCACCCCGGCGACGTACACCGCGAGGAAGCCGGACGCGTGCGCGACCGCACCGGCCGCGTACGCCAGCACGGTCAGCGCCACGGCCGCGATCGGGTAGAGCCCGGCGGACGGCAGCGCGGCATGCCGGAGCAGCCAGCGGCCGGAGACGCCCACGGCGTAGCCGATCACGGCACCGGCGACCAGCTCGTACGCGACGACCAGCAGCTCGTACCACCAGGGATGGGCACCGAAGCCGGTGGTGGAGAGCAGGACCACGACGATGACCACCGGCGCGTCGTTCATGCCGGACTCGGCCTCCAGCGTGGCGACCAGCCGCGGAGGCAGCCGCAGGCGGCGGAGCGTGGCGAAGACCGCGGCCGCGTCCGTGGACGACAGCACCGCGCCGTAGAGCAGCGCGAGCCGCCAGTCCAGGCCGAGCAGCAGGTGCACGACCACGCCGACCGTGACGATGCTGACCGCGACGCCGGCCGTGGAGAGC
This genomic window from Catenuloplanes niger contains:
- a CDS encoding potassium/proton antiporter — translated: MSGDIDLALLLGAAVVLIAVAAVRISTRFGFPSLLIYLGIGLLIGEDGLGIRFDDAELTRVLGFCALIVIIAEGGLTARVSTLRPVLGLAALLSTAGVAVSIVTVGVVVHLLLGLDWRLALLYGAVLSSTDAAAVFATLRRLRLPPRLVATLEAESGMNDAPVVIVVVLLSTTGFGAHPWWYELLVVAYELVAGAVIGYAVGVSGRWLLRHAALPSAGLYPIAAVALTVLAYAAGAVAHASGFLAVYVAGVLLGNARLPHRAAILGFADGLAWTAQIGLFVLLGLLAAPDRLPGAIDEALVAGLALVLLARPLSVVVSALPYTLLRPLRRRIRLGWREQTFLSWAGLRGAVPIVLATIPLSESVPGARRLFDVVFVLVVIFTLVQGGTLAPLARRLGVVAGAEPTELSVETAPLDRMGADLLTLAIPAGSRLSGVHVDELRLPVGASVTLVVRDGSGFVPAPDTRLRSGDSLLIVATAEVREVAERRLRAVSRRGRLARWFNEYGADGGAPDR